The DNA window CTTAACTTTTACCGTTTAAAGggaatattttattcataaatttatattaaacttttaacctatattttcttttcttgataAAACTATTAAAATCATACATTAGTTTCACTTCATGACACATCTCCAAatgttatatgttattttatttttgtattaaggGTATGCGGTTCGGTTTTGTCggtttattaaccaaaatacatATCTAAATCGTTATCGTCGGTTTATTAAATTTCAACCGTCGATTTGATCGGTTTTATTTGAACGGTTAGAAGATCGGTTCTGTCGGTTTAATCCATTGacgaatttgttaaaaaaaatttaaagaatatataaatattaagaataagGTCCggaaacataatttaataatttctaacATAATTTCGAAAACACGAATGTAttctaataagatatttttttattaaacatcaCACTCTTAGTGTGAgtcaacaatttttaaaattaaatttcttcactactaataatagttaatatcATTCATAATCTAATAACAATTCTTTACGTTTATggtattatcttattattattaattgtagtAGTATGTCGGTTTAATGTTATTAACTATGAGCAGGTTCTTGAATTCCCAACTAATGAAATCCAAAGAGAAGAGGTTCCTGAATTCCCTATATTTGAGCAGGATGTCTTACAAAGTCAAAATGACATACACCATGCagatgaagaacaacaagtCCCATGTTTGCATCCGGGTGAATTGGTTGCTAGTACCCCTCCTTTTGTACCCTAACCACCCATCACTTCCCCTATGAGGAAAACATCCAGTCATATTGAGTTGCTTGATTCATTTGAACTAGTCTAGGTTGAAAAACATGCTCAATTAACCCTTGAAAGCGGATTGGAAGTGGGTACGTTTTTTGAGGacaaaaaagaacttcaattgaGGGTGCATAGATatgcgatggctaatcattttgaattcaaagtcgAAAAGTCAATAAAAGATCTTTGGTTTgtgaaatatgtgaatgagaactgcaagtggagattgcgtgcttCGAAAGGAAAATTCCAgaagatgtttgagattcgaaaaTTAGTAAATGAACACgcatgctcaattttgacgaggcaagagaatgTGAGGCAAGCACAATcatgggcttgggcgtgggcttgGACGTGGGGCGTGGTGctgggcgtgggcttgggcgtggtgTTTTATTTTTGAACAATATTGATTGTATTGGAATGCttctttacaatttatatttcataacaaatatttcataacaaaatgtaattttattcataacaaaaatttatatctaTTCAATTTAGATTAGGGGTCTACAATTTGGTGGAATAACCTTACTGCCCATTTCTTTCTCCTAAAAGTCATTTGTTTGGTGACCACATTTTATACATCCAATGAGGTAGTAAGATATTCCAAATGCATAATAGTAAAAACACCATAGTCCCCACTTTTAGTTGTCTTTGGGACTGTTGGGTGTGGTATTATGGAATATGGCATCTTCTCCAAGTTGAACCGCAGAATCCTGGCCTTTTCCACCAAGGTGAATCCAAATTCAAGCAAGTATGACATCATTTCACACATTGGTTTCATGAAGTCGTCATATACATCCTTTGGGAAGATTTTTTGTTCGCAGTCATATACGTATATACACCAATCTTGTAGATGAATCTAGCACAGGACCCAATGCTTCTACTTCAGGTTCATAGGTACATATATAATATCAACAAGATTCCAATGATACAAATGTCTTTCTTCATCACCAATTACATATTCCATGAAATCGTCGAACTTGAAGCCTGCAGGATTCGGGACAAACATATGATGGCGCTTCGCGAAATTTTGAGAGAGATGAGAGTCAGTAATTGAGAAATTCTTTGGATATGTCTTAGGGAACTCCGCAACCCTTCGTTTCATCAGGTAACAAATTGCATCTATCTCCTGCGAAAAAACTATTGATTAAGCAAGAGCAAGGGTGGTGCATTGTGCGTGGGGAGAGTGCGTGGGGTTGGGCGTGAGAGTGGTGCGTTGTGTGTGGGGTGCAAGGGTGGTgcgtggggttgggcgtggggttaGGCGTGGACTTGTGTGTGGGGGTGGTGCGTTGTGCGTGGGGAGAGTGCGTGGGGCGCAAGGGTGGTGCGTGGGGCGCAAGTCCAAAGATACTTAcacaaaaataatgaataaaaatactTACCATATCGTGTAACCATTTTTGAGGCGTGAGAAATCTGTTAAATAAAGAACAATCTGTTTCGCAAGTACTCAAATTCTTGAAGTCTTTATCCTTACTCTTCAACCATTTCTTCAATTCCTTCATCTTTTCCTCGTCATATTGTAACATAGGATTAACCGTAACCGGATCATTAAGTTTAAACCCTTTCCCACTAGGGTCGGTGTAGTCCTCCAATTTTTTCGACTTCTTTCTCCGAAATGATTTTCCTCTAAATTGTGAAGGAGACATTTCTTTCACATTATCCTCCTTATTCTCCACAatctcctccttcttcttctccacaatctccttattcttcttctccacaatcATCTCCTTCTTCACAATCTCCTCCACCTCTGTagtcttctcctcctccacctctgCAGTCTTCTCCTCCACCCCTGCAAtattctcctcctccacctctgcaatcttctcctcctccttattCTCTTCAGTCTTCTTCTCAGTCTTCTCATCCTCCTTCTCAATAATCTCTGTAGTCTTCTCCTCAATTTTCTCAATAATCTCCTCCTTCTTATTCTCCTCAGTCTTATCCTTagtcttctcctcctcctcctcaatattctaatcaaattgcaatttgcgtggggcgtggggcttggggtGTGGGCTCCTCATCCTCATCATCTTCCTCCTTTTTCTtctcttcctcctcttcttcctcctcctcctcctcttcctcctcttcctGCACAATAAAAAATCAGATTAATATACATTTAGGCTAGGTCGTGGGTGGTGTGTGGGGATAGTGTGTAGTGCGTGTGTGGTGCGTGGGTGGTGCATTGTGCGTAGGGATAGTGTGTGGGTGGTGCATTGTGCGTGGGGAGAGTGTCTGGGGTTGGGCGTGGAAGTGGTGCGTTGTGCGTGGGAATAGTGCGTGGGTGGTGTGTTGTGCGTTGGCGTTGTGCCTGGGTGGTGCGTTGTGCATGGGCGTTGTGTGTGGGTGGTGCGTTGTGCATGGGGATAGTGTGTGGGTGGTGCATTGTGCGTGGGGAGAGTGTCTGGGGTTGGGCGTGGAAGTGGTGCGTTGTGCGTGGGAATAGTGCGTGGGTGGTGTGTTGTGCGTTGGCGTTGTGCCTGGGTGGTGCGTTGTGCATGGGCGTTGTGTATGGGTGGTGCGTTGTGCGTGGGTGGTTTTTTGTGCGTGGGGGTGATGCGTGGTACGCAAATCTACCTTCctcttggccatttcatccttcctcttcttcatgGCCAACTCCTTCTTCTTGGCCAACTCGTCATCCTTCCTCTTCTTGGACAACTTCATCAGCCTCTCCTTCCTCTCATCCTTCTTTCTCTTAATCTCATAAACCTCATCATGCTTCCTCTTTTTCATCTCCTCATCCTGTTTCCTCTCCTCATCATTCTTCCTCTTGTTCATCACCTCATCATTCTTCCTCTTCGTCTCCTTCTCAGTATCAAGTGCAACCTCATTATTCTTTCTCTTCGTCCTCTTCTCAGTATCAAGTGCATCAGTACCTTCCTCTTCTTTTTATTCTCCTCCACCATtcttttgttcatttatttccCCCAATAATGTGATTATAAGTTGTTGATTCTCCTTAATGAGCttgatttcagttttaatcTCATTTACATTCTTTGTCAGTTCATCAAGTTTAGCATCAGTATGGGCTTGAGACACTCGATTGGGTGCACAAGATGTAAAATTGTCTTTATCAGTTTGAGGAGTCGTCGCAGAAGGGACTTGCTGAGAGTTGTCTTGGCTAGTTTCATCGTTAACTTCAGGGAGCTGGGGACTAATAAGTCTCTTCTTCTTGGCTGACAGTTTGGGAGTCctttcatctttttcatcttcttcacaaCCTTCAATCTTTCTCCTTCTCCCATCCAATTCAAAGAATTCATTATAAACGTTGCCTCTCATATCTTCAAAGCTAGAGTACTTCCGCTTCTCCTCCTCAGACTCATCAATTTTGCTTAGAACATTGCACTTCTAGAGGGTTGTGAATACCTCCTGTAGAGGATAATTCTTGTAGGATGTATAGAGCACTATCCTTGGATTTGTAGGATCTTACTGTGTCCTTTTAGCAAATTTGGGGACGAATGTATTGATAAGCTCAAAGGTCCACACTTGGAAGGCTAGTGTGAACCCATGTAAAGTATAAGCGACATCACAAACGCTTTTCTTGTCCCAAGTTTTCTTCTTGGCGAGATATAACACACGGAGGTGTTTCATATCTTTGTCAATACCCTGCAGGGTTTCTCTGAATGACAcatttccccatggaaattggaggaaCATCTCCATGTCCTCCACCATTCGAAAGATTCTGAAACTTACATTCCTCCTATTATCAGATGCGAACAGATACTGGTAAATGAGGAATAtgagccccatcttccatgaaTCCTCCATATCAGAGCATTCAACGAAAATGGCTTCAAGCTCTTTCAATCTAACATTCATTTTACCCTTAAAATATTTGCGGATGaggggtggacattcttcaacctCCATGTTTTCCACCAAATGAAAACTACCAAAGTTAAGGTAAAACTGGTTGATATACTTCAAgtgatgattttgtttcatttagggattctgctagctttctgtactcaatgaccatgtcatttagtgcagctaccagttgttcccttgaaaatctttcagaagaggaatcaaatacctcagtttcctgagtctgttcttcatcttctctttccatgaagcaagccacttcttcgtcatta is part of the Impatiens glandulifera chromosome 1, dImpGla2.1, whole genome shotgun sequence genome and encodes:
- the LOC124937855 gene encoding ABC transporter F family member 4-like, encoding MEVEECPPLIRKYFKGKMNVRLKELEAIFVECSDMEDSWKMGLIFLIYQYLFASDNRRNVSFRIFRMVEDMEMFLQFPWGNVSFRETLQGIDKDMKHLRVLYLAKKKTWDKKSVCDVAYTLHGFTLAFQVWTFELINTFVPKFAKRTHKIDESEEEKRKYSSFEDMRGNVYNEFFELDGRRRKIEGCEEDEKDERTPKLSAKKKRLISPQLPEVNDETSQDNSQQVPSATTPQTDKDNFTSCAPNRVSQAHTDAKLDELTKNRTKRKNNEVALDTEKETKRKNDEVMNKRKNDEERKQDEEMKKRKHDEVYEIKRKKDERKERLMKLSKKRKDDELAKKKELAMKKRKDEMAKRKEEEEEEEEEEEEEEEKKKEEDDEDEEPTPQEEEKTKDKTEENKKEEIIEKIEEKTTEIIEKEDEKTEKKTEENKEEEKIAEVEEENIAGVEEKTAEVEEEKTTEKKEEIVENKEDNVKEMSPSQFRGKSFRRKKSKKLEDYTDPSGKGFKLNDPVTVNPMLQYDEEKMKELKKWLKSKDKDFKNLSTCETDCSLFNRFLTPQKWLHDMEIDAICYLMKRRVAEFPKTYPKNFSITDSHLSQNFAKRHHMFVPNPAGFKFDDFMEYVIGDEERHLYHWNLVDIIYVPMNLK